One Pseudomonas tolaasii NCPPB 2192 genomic window carries:
- a CDS encoding glycosyltransferase: protein MASRKFGLNLVIVLAIAALFTGFWALINRPVTTPNWPEQISGFSYSPFQQGQFPQKDQYPTDDQMRQDLAIMSKLTDNIRTYSVDGTLGDIPKLAEEFGLRVTLGIWISPDLERNEREIQRAIEIANSSRSVVRVVVGNEALFREEITPEALIVLLDRVRAAVKVPVTTSEQWHIWEKNPQLAKHVDLIAAHILPFWEFIPMDKAGQYVLDRARDLKKLFPKKPLLLSEVGWPSNGRMRGGNETSPADQAIYLRTLVNKLNRQGYNYFVIEAFDQPWKVSDEGSAGAYWGVYNAARQQKFNFEGPVVAIPQWRVLAIGSVVLALLSLTLLMIDGSALRQRGRTFLTFIAFLCGSVLVWIGYDYSQQYSTWFSVTVGILLALGALGVFIVLLTEAHELAEAVWTHKRRREFLPVEGDSDYRPKVSIHVPCYNEPPEMVKQTLDALAALDYPDYEVLIIDNNTKDPAVWEPVRDYCETLGPRFKFFHVSPLAGFKGGALNYLIPHTAKDAEVIAVIDSDYCVSPNWLKHMVPHFADPKIAVVQSPQDYRDQNESTFKKLCYAEYKGFFHIGMVTRNDRDAIIQHGTMTMTRRSVLEELGWADWCICEDAELGLRVFEKGLSAAYYHDSYGKGLMPDTFIDFKKQRFRWAYGAIQIIKRHTASLLRGKDTELTRGQRYHFLAGWLPWVADGMNIFFTVGALLWSAAMIIVPTRVDPPLLIFAIPPLALFVFKVGKIIFLYRRAVGVNLKDAFCAALAGLALSHTIAKAVLYGFFTTSIPFFRTPKNADNHGFWVAISEAREEMFIMLLLWGAALGIYLVQGLPSNDMRFWVVMLLVQSLPYVAALIMAFLSSLPKPAVAPEPAPVV, encoded by the coding sequence ATGGCATCGCGTAAATTTGGACTCAACCTGGTGATCGTGCTGGCAATTGCCGCGCTGTTCACCGGCTTCTGGGCGCTGATCAACCGCCCCGTCACCACCCCCAACTGGCCTGAACAGATCTCCGGGTTCTCCTACTCGCCGTTCCAGCAAGGCCAGTTCCCGCAGAAAGACCAGTACCCCACCGACGACCAGATGCGCCAGGACCTGGCGATCATGAGCAAGCTGACGGACAACATCCGTACTTACTCGGTCGACGGCACCCTGGGCGACATCCCCAAGCTGGCGGAAGAATTCGGCCTGCGCGTGACGCTCGGGATCTGGATCAGCCCGGACCTTGAGCGCAACGAGCGTGAAATCCAGCGCGCCATCGAAATCGCCAACAGCTCGCGCAGCGTAGTGCGGGTAGTGGTCGGTAACGAAGCGTTGTTCCGGGAAGAAATCACCCCCGAAGCATTGATTGTACTGCTCGACCGCGTGCGCGCTGCCGTGAAGGTGCCGGTAACCACCTCCGAGCAATGGCACATCTGGGAAAAGAACCCGCAACTGGCCAAGCACGTCGACCTGATCGCGGCGCATATCCTGCCGTTCTGGGAATTCATCCCGATGGACAAGGCCGGCCAGTACGTACTTGACCGTGCCCGCGACCTGAAAAAACTGTTCCCGAAAAAGCCGCTGCTGCTGTCTGAAGTGGGCTGGCCGAGCAACGGCCGCATGCGCGGTGGCAATGAAACCTCCCCGGCCGACCAGGCGATTTACTTGCGTACGCTGGTGAACAAGCTGAACCGCCAGGGCTACAACTACTTTGTGATCGAGGCGTTCGATCAGCCGTGGAAAGTCAGTGACGAAGGCTCGGCGGGCGCTTACTGGGGCGTGTACAACGCCGCGCGCCAGCAGAAATTCAACTTTGAAGGCCCTGTGGTCGCGATCCCGCAATGGCGCGTGTTGGCTATCGGTTCGGTGGTGCTGGCACTGCTGTCGCTGACGTTGCTGATGATCGACGGCTCGGCCCTGCGCCAGCGTGGCCGCACCTTCCTGACCTTTATCGCGTTTCTGTGTGGTTCGGTGTTGGTGTGGATCGGCTACGACTACAGCCAGCAATACAGCACCTGGTTCAGCGTGACCGTCGGTATCTTGCTCGCTCTCGGTGCGCTGGGCGTGTTTATCGTGCTGCTCACCGAAGCCCACGAACTCGCCGAAGCGGTGTGGACCCACAAGCGTCGACGGGAATTCCTGCCGGTTGAAGGGGATTCGGACTACCGCCCGAAAGTCTCGATCCACGTGCCGTGCTACAACGAGCCGCCGGAGATGGTCAAACAGACTCTCGACGCCCTGGCCGCTCTCGACTACCCGGACTATGAAGTCCTGATCATCGACAACAACACCAAAGACCCGGCCGTTTGGGAGCCGGTGCGCGACTACTGCGAAACCCTCGGCCCGCGCTTCAAGTTTTTCCACGTTTCGCCCCTGGCCGGTTTCAAGGGTGGCGCGCTGAATTACCTGATTCCGCACACTGCCAAGGACGCCGAAGTGATCGCGGTGATCGACTCGGACTACTGCGTGTCGCCCAACTGGCTCAAGCACATGGTGCCGCACTTCGCCGACCCGAAAATCGCCGTGGTGCAGTCACCGCAGGACTACCGCGACCAGAACGAAAGCACCTTCAAGAAGCTCTGCTACGCGGAATACAAAGGCTTCTTCCATATCGGCATGGTCACCCGCAACGACCGTGACGCGATCATCCAGCACGGCACCATGACCATGACCCGTCGCTCGGTGCTCGAAGAACTGGGCTGGGCCGACTGGTGCATCTGCGAAGACGCCGAACTGGGCCTGCGTGTGTTCGAGAAAGGCCTGTCGGCGGCGTACTACCACGACAGCTACGGCAAGGGCCTGATGCCGGATACCTTTATCGACTTCAAGAAACAGCGGTTCCGCTGGGCCTACGGGGCGATTCAGATTATCAAGCGTCACACCGCCAGCCTGTTGCGCGGCAAGGACACCGAGCTGACCCGTGGCCAGCGCTACCACTTCCTCGCAGGCTGGCTGCCGTGGGTGGCGGATGGCATGAACATCTTCTTCACCGTCGGCGCGCTGTTGTGGTCGGCGGCGATGATCATCGTGCCGACACGGGTTGACCCGCCGCTGCTGATTTTCGCGATCCCGCCGTTGGCGCTGTTCGTGTTCAAGGTGGGCAAGATCATCTTCCTGTACCGCCGCGCCGTCGGCGTGAACTTGAAGGATGCGTTCTGTGCGGCACTGGCCGGGCTGGCGTTGTCGCACACCATCGCCAAGGCGGTACTGTACGGATTCTTCACCACCAGTATTCCGTTCTTTCGTACACCGAAAAACGCGGATAACCACGGCTTCTGGGTAGCGATTTCCGAAGCCCGCGAAGAAATGTTCATCATGCTGCTGTTGTGGGGCGCGGCGCTGGGGATTTACCTGGTGCAGGGCCTGCCGAGCAATGACATGCGTTTCTGGGTGGTCATGCTGCTGGTGCAGTCGCTGCCGTACGTGGCGGCGCTGATCATGGCGTTCCTGTCTTCGCTGCCGAAACCGGCAGTGGCGCCGGAGCCAGCTCCCGTGGTGTAA
- the tcdA gene encoding tRNA cyclic N6-threonylcarbamoyladenosine(37) synthase TcdA, producing the protein MSTEDPRFAGVARLYGIEGLERLKAAHVAIVGVGGVGSWAAEAMARCGVGEISLFDLDDVCVSNSNRQLHALDSTVGKPKVEVMAERLRGINPDCTVHAVADFVTRDTMAEYITPNIDCVIDCIDAVNAKAALIAWCKRRKIQIITTGGAGGQIDPTLIQVCDLNRTFNDPLASKVRSTLRRDYGFSRTVTRHYSVPCVFSTEQLRYPKPDGSICLQKSFVGDGVKLDCAGGFGAVMMVTATFGMVAATKAVDKIVAGVRRPSERTKPA; encoded by the coding sequence ATGAGTACAGAAGATCCACGGTTTGCAGGCGTCGCCCGCTTGTATGGCATTGAAGGCCTGGAACGTTTGAAAGCGGCCCATGTGGCGATCGTCGGCGTCGGCGGCGTGGGCTCGTGGGCGGCGGAAGCCATGGCCCGTTGCGGGGTGGGTGAAATTTCGCTGTTTGACCTGGACGACGTGTGCGTCAGCAACAGCAACCGCCAGTTGCACGCGCTGGACAGCACCGTGGGCAAGCCCAAGGTCGAAGTGATGGCCGAACGCCTGCGCGGCATCAACCCGGATTGCACGGTGCACGCGGTGGCGGATTTCGTGACGCGCGACACCATGGCCGAATACATCACGCCGAACATCGACTGCGTGATCGACTGCATCGATGCCGTCAACGCCAAGGCCGCGTTGATTGCCTGGTGCAAGCGCCGCAAGATCCAGATCATCACCACCGGCGGCGCGGGCGGGCAGATCGATCCGACGCTGATCCAGGTGTGTGACCTGAACCGCACCTTCAACGACCCACTGGCCTCGAAAGTGCGCTCCACTCTTCGCCGCGACTACGGTTTCTCGCGCACAGTGACCCGGCATTACAGCGTGCCGTGCGTGTTTTCCACCGAGCAGCTGCGCTACCCGAAACCGGACGGCAGCATTTGTTTGCAGAAGAGTTTTGTCGGCGATGGCGTGAAGCTGGACTGTGCGGGCGGGTTTGGCGCGGTGATGATGGTGACCGCCACCTTCGGCATGGTCGCGGCGACCAAGGCGGTGGACAAGATTGTGGCCGGGGTGCGCAGGCCTTCTGAGCGAACCAAACCCGCATAG
- a CDS encoding SufE family protein, which produces MSVPLDAVAALEAFQAVGSWEQRARMLMQWGERLPALADAEKVDANLVQGCESLVWLVGRLENGHWQFAASSDARMIRGLVALLLARVNGLSAAELQAVDLPDWFNQLGLSRQLSPSRSNGLNAVLQRMRALSLTQN; this is translated from the coding sequence ATGAGTGTGCCGCTGGATGCCGTCGCCGCACTCGAGGCTTTTCAGGCGGTGGGCAGTTGGGAGCAACGCGCGCGCATGCTGATGCAATGGGGCGAGCGGCTGCCCGCCCTGGCGGATGCGGAAAAGGTCGACGCCAACCTGGTGCAGGGCTGCGAAAGTCTGGTGTGGTTGGTGGGCCGTCTAGAGAATGGTCACTGGCAGTTTGCCGCCAGCAGTGATGCAAGGATGATTCGCGGGCTGGTGGCGTTGCTGCTGGCACGGGTGAACGGGCTGTCTGCCGCCGAGTTGCAAGCTGTCGACTTGCCAGACTGGTTCAACCAGCTGGGATTGTCCCGCCAACTGTCACCGTCCCGCAGCAATGGCCTTAACGCTGTCCTGCAGCGCATGCGAGCGTTGAGCCTTACACAAAACTAA
- a CDS encoding aminotransferase class V-fold PLP-dependent enzyme, producing the protein MLVPSPWRADFPAIATLQRQDQIYLDSAATTQKPQALLDAISHYYANGAANVHRAQHLPGAHATQAFEDSRSKVAQWLNAGDSGHIVFTHGATSALNLLAYGLEHLFNAGDEIVISALEHHANLLPWQQLAKRRALELVILPLGADGVIDLQAAAELIGPRTRLLAVSQLSNVLGAWQPLEALITQARAHGALTVADGAQGIVHGRHDVQALGCDFYVFSSHKLYGPDGVGVLYGRHEALHHLRHWQFGGEMVQQADYQSASFRPAPLGFEAGTPPIAGVIGLGASLDYLSSLDPQAVVAHEAALHDYLLRGLRARNGVQVLGSPQVALASFVVEGVHNADLAHLLTEQGIAVRAGHHCAMPLFKAMQLSGAIRVSLALYNDSDDLERFFEALDQALDMLR; encoded by the coding sequence ATGCTTGTGCCCTCCCCCTGGCGCGCCGACTTTCCGGCCATCGCCACCCTGCAACGGCAAGACCAGATCTATCTGGACAGCGCCGCCACCACCCAAAAACCCCAGGCCTTGTTGGATGCCATCAGCCATTACTACGCCAATGGCGCAGCCAATGTGCACCGTGCCCAGCATTTGCCGGGGGCACACGCGACTCAGGCGTTTGAAGACAGCCGCAGCAAGGTCGCGCAGTGGTTGAACGCAGGTGACAGCGGGCACATCGTGTTTACCCATGGCGCAACCTCTGCGCTGAACCTCCTGGCTTATGGCCTGGAGCACTTATTCAATGCGGGCGATGAGATTGTCATCAGCGCCCTCGAACACCACGCCAACCTGCTGCCCTGGCAGCAACTGGCCAAACGCCGCGCGCTGGAGCTGGTGATATTGCCCCTCGGCGCAGACGGTGTGATTGACCTGCAGGCCGCCGCCGAACTGATCGGCCCGCGTACCCGTCTGCTGGCGGTGAGCCAGCTGTCCAACGTGCTCGGCGCCTGGCAACCGCTGGAAGCGCTGATCACTCAAGCCAGGGCTCACGGCGCCTTGACGGTGGCGGATGGCGCCCAAGGCATCGTCCACGGTCGCCACGATGTGCAGGCTTTGGGCTGCGATTTCTACGTATTTTCCAGCCACAAACTCTACGGCCCGGACGGCGTGGGCGTGCTGTATGGCCGTCACGAAGCCCTGCACCACCTGCGCCACTGGCAGTTTGGCGGCGAAATGGTGCAACAGGCCGACTATCAGAGCGCCAGCTTTCGCCCTGCCCCCCTGGGTTTTGAAGCGGGCACGCCGCCGATTGCCGGCGTCATCGGCCTGGGTGCCAGCCTGGATTACCTGAGTTCGCTGGACCCGCAGGCGGTGGTCGCCCATGAAGCGGCGCTGCATGACTATTTATTACGCGGGCTCAGGGCGCGCAATGGCGTGCAGGTGCTGGGCTCACCGCAGGTGGCGCTGGCCAGCTTTGTGGTTGAAGGCGTGCACAACGCTGACCTCGCACACCTGCTGACCGAGCAAGGCATCGCCGTACGCGCCGGGCATCATTGCGCAATGCCGCTGTTCAAGGCGATGCAATTGTCGGGGGCCATTCGCGTGTCGCTGGCGCTCTACAACGATTCAGATGACCTGGAACGCTTTTTCGAAGCGCTCGACCAAGCGCTGGATATGTTGCGATGA
- the dapD gene encoding 2,3,4,5-tetrahydropyridine-2,6-dicarboxylate N-succinyltransferase, with the protein MSNSLFSLGFGVGTQNRQGAWLEVFYAQPLLNPSAEIVAAIAPILGYTEGNQAITFTISQALQLADALKNVDATQAALLNRLAESHTPLVATLLAEDAALTSTPEAYLKLHLLSHRLVKPHGLSLAGVFPQLPNVAWTSQGAIDISELAERQLEARLRGELLEVFSVDKFPKMTDYVIPAGVRIADAARLRLGAYVGEGTTVMHEGFVNFNAGTEGPGMIEGRVSAGVFVGKGSDLGGGCSTMGTLSGGGNIVIKVGEGCLIGANAGIGIPLGDRNTVESGLYVTAGTKVALLDEQNQLVKVVKARELAGQPDLLFRRNSETGAVECKTHKSAIELNEALHAHN; encoded by the coding sequence ATGTCCAATTCCCTGTTCAGCCTGGGCTTCGGCGTCGGCACTCAGAACCGCCAAGGTGCTTGGCTGGAAGTGTTTTACGCACAACCGTTGCTCAACCCGTCGGCCGAAATCGTTGCCGCCATCGCGCCGATCCTGGGTTACACCGAAGGTAACCAGGCCATCACGTTCACCATTAGCCAGGCACTGCAGCTGGCTGATGCGCTCAAGAATGTCGACGCCACCCAAGCCGCGCTGCTCAACCGCCTGGCTGAAAGCCACACGCCGCTGGTCGCCACCCTGCTGGCCGAAGACGCCGCACTGACCTCCACGCCCGAGGCCTACCTCAAGCTGCACCTGCTGTCCCACCGCCTGGTCAAGCCCCATGGCCTGAGCCTGGCCGGTGTATTCCCGCAACTGCCGAACGTGGCCTGGACCAGCCAGGGCGCGATCGACATCAGCGAGCTGGCCGAACGCCAGCTGGAAGCGCGCCTGCGTGGCGAGCTGCTGGAAGTGTTCTCGGTGGACAAATTCCCGAAAATGACCGACTACGTGATTCCGGCCGGCGTGCGTATCGCTGACGCCGCGCGTCTGCGTCTGGGCGCCTATGTGGGCGAAGGCACCACCGTGATGCACGAAGGTTTCGTCAACTTCAACGCCGGCACCGAAGGCCCGGGCATGATCGAAGGTCGTGTATCGGCTGGCGTGTTCGTCGGCAAAGGCTCGGACCTGGGCGGCGGCTGCTCCACCATGGGCACCCTGTCGGGCGGCGGCAACATCGTGATCAAAGTGGGCGAAGGCTGCCTGATCGGCGCCAACGCCGGGATCGGTATCCCGTTGGGCGACCGCAACACCGTGGAGTCTGGCCTGTACGTGACGGCCGGCACCAAGGTGGCGCTGCTGGACGAGCAGAACCAACTGGTCAAAGTGGTCAAGGCGCGCGAGCTGGCTGGCCAGCCGGACCTGCTGTTCCGCCGCAATTCCGAGACCGGCGCCGTGGAGTGCAAAACCCACAAATCGGCGATCGAACTGAACGAAGCGCTGCACGCTCACAACTAA
- a CDS encoding arsenate reductase, protein MKKARTWLDEHGVSYEFHDYKTAGIDREHLTQWCDEHGWQVVLNRAGTTFRKLEDERKADLDQSKAIELMLAQPSMIKRPVLDLGDRTLIGFKPDSYSAALK, encoded by the coding sequence ATGAAAAAGGCGCGCACCTGGCTCGATGAGCACGGCGTCAGCTATGAATTCCACGACTACAAAACGGCCGGTATCGACCGCGAACACTTGACCCAATGGTGTGACGAGCACGGTTGGCAGGTGGTTTTGAACCGTGCGGGCACCACCTTTCGCAAACTCGAAGACGAACGCAAAGCCGATCTCGATCAGTCGAAAGCCATTGAATTGATGCTCGCACAACCCTCGATGATCAAGCGCCCGGTGCTCGATCTCGGTGACAGAACCCTGATTGGCTTCAAGCCAGATAGTTATTCGGCGGCCCTCAAGTAG
- a CDS encoding Na+/H+ antiporter — translation MQTAYTVLILLMLVSVSRLVGRVVPLPLPLVQIAAGALLAWPTLGLHVALDPELFLFLFLPPLLFSDGWRMPKRELWRLRGPILTLAVGLVLFTVVGAGYFIHWILPTIPLPVAFALAAVLSPTDAVAVSAISQNRLPKPLMHMLQGEALMNDASGLVTFKFALAAALTGIFSLTDASLTFVLVAVGGLAVGVALSWLVGRLRAWMIARGWDDPATHVVFMLLLPFAAYVLAERLGASGILSAVAAGMMQSWLDLLPRQTSTRLLNRSVWSLLEFAFNGLIFLLLGLQLPDIIKAVVSHEPTLWPTLLYRCLDVIAIFVVLVVLRFIWVQSIWRLSGLLRRLRGKSELTLVPTARSCLLLTVGGVRGAVTLAGVMSVPLLLAPGQDFPERDLLIFIAAGVILLSLVAACIALPLLLRGIEQSPDEKRHNEVREAWKKTAVAAIHALEAEEPAETETQDAAQAALATELKARLMSEYRHQLEVFNDSAEAQALAQQMDLLERKLRLKALRAQRLELYSLSRHHQIGDDVLREVLADLDMSEANLGHVK, via the coding sequence ATGCAAACCGCTTACACCGTTCTTATCCTGCTGATGCTGGTCAGCGTTTCGCGTCTGGTCGGGCGTGTTGTTCCGCTGCCGTTGCCCCTGGTGCAAATTGCCGCCGGTGCCTTGCTGGCCTGGCCCACACTGGGGCTGCATGTGGCATTGGACCCGGAGTTGTTCCTGTTTTTGTTTCTGCCGCCGCTGTTGTTTTCGGATGGTTGGCGCATGCCCAAGCGAGAGTTGTGGCGGCTGCGCGGGCCGATCCTCACGCTGGCGGTCGGCCTGGTGCTCTTTACTGTGGTGGGCGCCGGTTACTTCATTCACTGGATTTTGCCCACGATCCCGCTGCCGGTGGCCTTCGCGCTGGCGGCCGTGTTGTCGCCGACGGATGCCGTGGCGGTGTCGGCCATTTCCCAAAACCGCCTGCCAAAGCCGTTGATGCATATGTTGCAGGGCGAGGCGTTGATGAATGACGCGTCGGGCCTGGTGACCTTCAAGTTCGCCCTGGCCGCGGCCCTGACCGGGATATTTTCCCTGACGGACGCCAGCCTGACCTTTGTACTGGTAGCGGTCGGCGGCCTGGCAGTTGGCGTGGCGTTGAGCTGGCTGGTCGGGCGCCTGCGCGCGTGGATGATCGCCCGCGGCTGGGACGACCCGGCCACCCACGTGGTGTTCATGTTGTTGCTGCCGTTCGCCGCCTACGTGCTGGCTGAACGCCTGGGCGCCTCCGGCATTCTTTCTGCAGTGGCGGCGGGCATGATGCAAAGCTGGCTGGACCTGCTGCCGCGCCAGACCAGCACACGCTTGCTCAACCGCAGTGTTTGGTCGTTGCTGGAGTTTGCTTTCAACGGGCTGATCTTCCTGCTGTTGGGGCTGCAATTGCCCGACATCATCAAGGCGGTGGTGAGCCATGAGCCGACCTTGTGGCCAACCCTGTTGTACCGCTGCCTCGATGTGATCGCGATTTTCGTGGTGTTGGTGGTGTTGCGTTTTATCTGGGTGCAAAGCATCTGGCGGCTGTCGGGGCTGTTACGTCGGCTACGTGGGAAAAGTGAGCTGACGCTGGTGCCCACCGCGCGGTCCTGCCTGTTGTTGACCGTGGGTGGCGTGCGCGGTGCGGTGACGCTGGCGGGTGTGATGTCGGTGCCTTTGCTGCTGGCGCCGGGGCAGGATTTTCCCGAGCGTGACCTGCTGATCTTTATCGCCGCCGGAGTGATTCTGCTGTCACTGGTCGCTGCGTGCATTGCCTTGCCGCTGCTGTTGCGCGGGATCGAACAAAGCCCGGATGAAAAGCGCCATAACGAGGTGCGTGAGGCGTGGAAGAAGACTGCTGTGGCCGCCATTCATGCCCTTGAAGCTGAAGAGCCTGCCGAAACCGAAACGCAGGACGCCGCGCAAGCCGCGCTGGCCACCGAGCTCAAGGCACGGTTGATGTCGGAATATCGCCATCAGTTGGAAGTGTTCAATGACTCGGCCGAAGCCCAGGCGCTGGCGCAGCAGATGGACCTGCTTGAGCGCAAGCTGCGCCTCAAAGCCCTGCGTGCGCAGCGCCTGGAGTTGTACAGTTTGAGCCGTCATCACCAGATCGGTGATGACGTATTGCGCGAAGTGCTGGCGGATCTGGATATGAGTGAGGCGAATCTGGGTCACGTAAAGTGA
- the dapC gene encoding succinyldiaminopimelate transaminase, translated as MNNALNQLQPYPFEKLRALLGSVTPNPDKRPIALSIGEPKHKSPEFVAKALADNLDQMAVYPTTLGIPALREAIGAWCERRFNVPKGWLDPARNILPVNGTREALFAFTQTVVNRGDDALVVSPNPFYQIYEGAAFLAGAKPHYLPCLDANGFNPDFDAVTPDIWKRCQILFLCSPGNPTGALIPVETLKKLIALADEYDFVIAADECYSELYFDEQTPPPGLLSACVELGRHDFKRCVVFHSLSKRSNLPGLRSGFVAGDAEILKAFLLYRTYHGCAMPVQTQLASIAAWKDEAHVLANRDLYREKFDAVLAILKPVLDVQAPDGGFYLWPNVEGDDAAFCRDLFEEEYVTVVPGSYLSREVDGFNPGAGRVRLALVAPLAECVEAAERIRDFIQRRR; from the coding sequence ATGAACAACGCCCTGAACCAGTTGCAGCCCTACCCGTTCGAGAAACTGCGTGCCCTGCTCGGCAGCGTCACGCCAAACCCGGACAAGCGCCCGATTGCCTTGTCCATCGGCGAGCCAAAGCACAAATCCCCGGAGTTCGTCGCCAAGGCCCTGGCTGACAACCTCGACCAAATGGCCGTATACCCGACCACGCTGGGCATTCCAGCCCTGCGCGAGGCCATCGGCGCCTGGTGCGAACGCCGCTTCAATGTGCCCAAAGGCTGGCTGGATCCGGCGCGCAATATCCTGCCGGTCAACGGCACCCGCGAAGCACTGTTCGCCTTCACCCAGACCGTAGTCAACCGTGGCGACGATGCGCTGGTAGTCAGCCCGAACCCGTTCTACCAGATCTACGAAGGCGCAGCTTTCCTGGCCGGCGCCAAGCCGCATTACCTGCCATGCCTGGACGCCAACGGCTTCAACCCGGACTTCGACGCCGTGACGCCGGACATCTGGAAACGCTGCCAGATCCTGTTCCTGTGCTCCCCCGGCAACCCGACCGGCGCACTGATCCCTGTCGAAACATTGAAAAAACTCATCGCGCTGGCCGACGAATACGACTTCGTCATCGCCGCCGACGAGTGCTACAGCGAGCTGTACTTCGACGAACAAACCCCGCCACCGGGCTTGCTGAGCGCCTGCGTCGAACTGGGCCGCCATGACTTCAAGCGTTGCGTGGTGTTCCACAGCCTGTCCAAGCGCTCGAACCTGCCGGGCCTGCGTTCCGGTTTCGTGGCGGGTGATGCCGAGATCCTCAAGGCCTTCCTGCTGTACCGCACCTACCACGGCTGCGCGATGCCGGTGCAAACCCAGCTGGCCAGCATTGCAGCCTGGAAAGACGAAGCCCACGTACTGGCCAACCGTGATCTGTACCGGGAAAAATTCGACGCCGTGTTGGCCATCCTCAAGCCAGTGCTGGATGTACAGGCGCCGGATGGCGGATTCTACCTGTGGCCAAACGTCGAAGGTGACGATGCCGCGTTTTGCCGCGACTTGTTCGAAGAAGAATACGTGACCGTGGTGCCGGGTTCGTACCTGTCCCGTGAAGTGGACGGTTTCAACCCCGGCGCCGGTCGCGTGCGTTTGGCGCTGGTTGCGCCGCTGGCGGAATGTGTGGAAGCCGCCGAGCGGATTCGCGATTTCATTCAGCGTCGCCGCTAA